A single window of Ovis canadensis isolate MfBH-ARS-UI-01 breed Bighorn chromosome 15, ARS-UI_OviCan_v2, whole genome shotgun sequence DNA harbors:
- the LOC138421112 gene encoding ubinuclein-2-like, producing MDVADEGDTPSTSPREGLDHHPRALETQCRLQVSMPMEGSAQLGMKRKQGRPVAQTPPRTHPGAQSQAAMELSTSGSNPELQEPLPLRQQEDLEPSTAEHRGPPAPGTDVPPPQREPPLHLHLHQRGLWQENPSQGMSYHLCRESLPWLLPKTQMPTMTDPPPQGERALALDRDPDPFLETPRPGAWLALQPPSLSISCGRHQLAPHPGEIEFPSPELILIWFVNSFLMIF from the exons ATGGATGTGGCTGATGAAGGGGACACCCCGTCCACCTCCCCGAGGGAGGGGTTGGACCACCACCCCCGTGCCCTTGAGACCCAGTGCAGACTCCAGGTGAGCATGCCCATGGAGGGGTCAGCCCAACTGGGAATGAAGAGGAAGCAGGGAAGGCCTGTGGCCCAGACACCACCCAGGACACACCCCGGGGCCCAGTCCCAGGCTGCCATGGAGCTCAGCACATCCGGCTCCAACCCAGAGCTCCAAGAACCCCTGCCTCTGAGGCAGCAGGAGGACCTGGAGCCCAGCACGGCAGAGCACAGAG gacccccagccccaggcaccgATGTCCCACCCCCTCAGCGAGAACCTCCACTGCACCTGCACCTGCACCAGCGTGGGCTTTGGCAGGAGAACCCGAGTCAGGGGATGAGTTACCATCTCTGCAGGGAGAGCCTGCCCTGGCTCCTGCCCAAAACCCAGATGCCCACGATGACTGACCCACCCCCGCAGGGAGAACGGGCCCTCGCTCTGGACAGAGACCCAGATCCCTTTCTGGAAACACCTCGTCCAGGAGCATGGTTGGCTCTTCAGCCTCCATCCCTGTCTATTTCCTGTGGACGCCATCAACTCGCTCCCCACCCAGGGGAGATTGAGTTCCCTTCTCCTGAGCTTATTTTAATCTGGTTTGTGAATAGCtttcttatgattttttaa